Proteins co-encoded in one Melospiza melodia melodia isolate bMelMel2 chromosome 8, bMelMel2.pri, whole genome shotgun sequence genomic window:
- the PRKAG3 gene encoding 5'-AMP-activated protein kinase subunit gamma-3 isoform X5 — translation MERLRGPAASQVALLDAVACPEEEGFPKAVCPREEEEEEEEYRRPVTFTLGNEILGLGPETEFQTPDAEVYMHFLRSHCCYDAIPTSCKLVVFDISLEQIKKAFLALVANGVRAAPLWDSKAQSFVGMLTITDFINILHRYYRSPLVQIYEVEEHKIETWREVYLQGSLKPLVYISPSNSLFDAVYSLIKHKIHRLPVIEPVSGNVLHILTHKRILKFLHIFPRFLKKTVQELCIGTFRDLAVVAETAPVHTALEIFVDRRVSALPVINDAGQVVGLYSRFDVIHLAAQKTYNNLDISVREALRQRSVCLEGVLTCYPHEPMEDIIDRIAKEQVHRLVLVDENRYPRGIVSLSDILQALVLTPAGIDALNS, via the exons ATGGAGCGGCTCCGTGGCCCCGCCGCGTCCCAG GTGGCGCTGCTGGATGCTGTTGCATGCCCTGAGGAGGAAG ggtttcCGAAGGCTGTATGccccagggaggaggaagaggaggaggaagaatacAGGAGACCTGTCACCTTCACACTGGGAAATGAGATActggggctgggcccagagacCGAGTTTCAGACCCCTGATGCTGAGGTCTATATGCACTTCTTGAGGAGCCACTGCTGCTATGATGCCATCCCCACCAGCTGCAAGCTCGTTGTCTTTGACATCTCCCTGGAG CAGATCAAGAAAGCCTTTTTGGCACTGGTGGCCAACGGGGTTCGTGCTGCCCCGCTCTGGGACAGCAAGGCGCAGAGCTTTGTGG GGATGCTCACCATCACCGACTTCATCAACATCCTGCACCGCTACTACCGCTCACCTCTG GTGCAGATCTACGAGGTGGAGGAGCACAAGATTGAGACCTGGAGAG AGGTGTACCTGCAGGGCTCCCTCAAGCCACTGGTCTACATCTCTCCGAGCAATAG CCTCTTCGATGCTGTCTACTCCCTGATCAAGCACAAGATCCACCGCCTGCCTGTCATTGAGCCTGTCTCGGGCAATGTCCTGCACATCCTGACGCACAAGCGCATCCTCAAGTTCCTCCACATCTTT CCACGCTTCCTGAAGAAAACAGTGCAGGAACTGTGCATTGGCACCTTCCGTGATCTGGCCGTCGTGGCTGAGACTGCCCCAGTCCACACTGCCCTGGAGATTTTTGTGGATCGCCGTGTCTCCGCCTTGCCTGTCATCAATGATGCTG GGCAGGTGGTTGGCCTGTACTCGCGGTTTGATGTCATT CACCTGGCAGCCCAGAAGACCTACAACAACCTGGACATCAGTGTGAGGGAGGCGCTGCGGCAGCGCAGCGTCTGCCTGGAGGGGGTCCTCACCTGCTACCCCCACGAACCCATGGAGGACATAATTGACCGCATTGCCAAGGAGCAG GTCCATCGCCTGGTTCTGGTGGATGAAAACCGCTACCCGCGGGGCATCGTCTCCCTCTCTGACATCCTGCAGGCCCTTGTGCTCACTCCTGCAGGTATTGATGCTCTTAACTCTTAG
- the PRKAG3 gene encoding 5'-AMP-activated protein kinase subunit gamma-3 isoform X3, with protein sequence MERLRGPAASQVALLDAVACPEEEGFPKAVCPREEEEEEEEYRRPVTFTLGNEILGLGPETEFQTPDAEVYMHFLRSHCCYDAIPTSCKLVVFDISLEQIKKAFLALVANGVRAAPLWDSKAQSFVGMLTITDFINILHRYYRSPLVQIYEVEEHKIETWREVYLQGSLKPLVYISPSNSLFDAVYSLIKHKIHRLPVIEPVSGNVLHILTHKRILKFLHIFASTIPKPRFLKKTVQELCIGTFRDLAVVAETAPVHTALEIFVDRRVSALPVINDAGQVVGLYSRFDVIHLAAQKTYNNLDISVREALRQRSVCLEGVLTCYPHEPMEDIIDRIAKEQVHRLVLVDENRYPRGIVSLSDILQALVLTPAGIDALNS encoded by the exons ATGGAGCGGCTCCGTGGCCCCGCCGCGTCCCAG GTGGCGCTGCTGGATGCTGTTGCATGCCCTGAGGAGGAAG ggtttcCGAAGGCTGTATGccccagggaggaggaagaggaggaggaagaatacAGGAGACCTGTCACCTTCACACTGGGAAATGAGATActggggctgggcccagagacCGAGTTTCAGACCCCTGATGCTGAGGTCTATATGCACTTCTTGAGGAGCCACTGCTGCTATGATGCCATCCCCACCAGCTGCAAGCTCGTTGTCTTTGACATCTCCCTGGAG CAGATCAAGAAAGCCTTTTTGGCACTGGTGGCCAACGGGGTTCGTGCTGCCCCGCTCTGGGACAGCAAGGCGCAGAGCTTTGTGG GGATGCTCACCATCACCGACTTCATCAACATCCTGCACCGCTACTACCGCTCACCTCTG GTGCAGATCTACGAGGTGGAGGAGCACAAGATTGAGACCTGGAGAG AGGTGTACCTGCAGGGCTCCCTCAAGCCACTGGTCTACATCTCTCCGAGCAATAG CCTCTTCGATGCTGTCTACTCCCTGATCAAGCACAAGATCCACCGCCTGCCTGTCATTGAGCCTGTCTCGGGCAATGTCCTGCACATCCTGACGCACAAGCGCATCCTCAAGTTCCTCCACATCTTT GCTTCTACCATCCCCAAGCCACGCTTCCTGAAGAAAACAGTGCAGGAACTGTGCATTGGCACCTTCCGTGATCTGGCCGTCGTGGCTGAGACTGCCCCAGTCCACACTGCCCTGGAGATTTTTGTGGATCGCCGTGTCTCCGCCTTGCCTGTCATCAATGATGCTG GGCAGGTGGTTGGCCTGTACTCGCGGTTTGATGTCATT CACCTGGCAGCCCAGAAGACCTACAACAACCTGGACATCAGTGTGAGGGAGGCGCTGCGGCAGCGCAGCGTCTGCCTGGAGGGGGTCCTCACCTGCTACCCCCACGAACCCATGGAGGACATAATTGACCGCATTGCCAAGGAGCAG GTCCATCGCCTGGTTCTGGTGGATGAAAACCGCTACCCGCGGGGCATCGTCTCCCTCTCTGACATCCTGCAGGCCCTTGTGCTCACTCCTGCAGGTATTGATGCTCTTAACTCTTAG
- the LOC134421238 gene encoding sterol 26-hydroxylase, mitochondrial, whose protein sequence is MAGPSGGARWPLLPLLLRPRPPPPRSSPGPPRRTGGSAAAAAGPARLKGPEELPGPGLLRTFVWLFLRGYLLHTHRLQVISRRLYGPIWKSTFGHYRNINIGSPVVLEQLLRQEGKYPMRSDMALWKEHRDTRRLPYGPFTEEGERWYRLRQVLNKRLLKPSEALLYADAIGEVVSDLMVRLREERSRSPSGVLVGDVANLLYRFALEGISYILFETRIGCLKQQVPPETQHFIDSINLMFKNSIFATVLPRWSRKVLPFWDRYLDSWDTIFAFGKKLIDRKMEELEGQVERGTEVSGYLSYLLASGRLSLDEVYGSVAELLLAGVDTTSNTLSWALYHLSRDPDIQETLYQELKAVVPPDRFPAAEDIPKLPMLRAIIKETLRVYPVVPTNARVFYEKDIVIGDYLFPKNTLFVLAHYAMSHDETYFPEPERFLPQRWLRGHGSPHHPFSSIPFGYGVRACVGRRIAELEMHLALARMIQAFEVRPDPRGVEVTSVSRIVLVADKPINLEFIARPGAP, encoded by the exons ATGGCGGGCCCGAGCGGCGGGGCCCGGtggccgctgctgccgctgctcctgCGCCCCCGACCGCCGCCGCCGCGCAGCAGCCCGGGACCGCCGCGCAGGACCGGGGGctcggcggcagcggcggcggggccggcgcggctGAAGGGACCGGAGGAgctgccggggccggggctgctccgTACTTTCGTCTGGCTCTTCCTGCGGGGCTACCTGCTGCACACGCACCGGCTGCAG GTGATATCCCGACGCCTCTATGGACCTATCTGGAAGTCAACCTTCGGACATTATAGGAACATCAACATTGGGAGCCCAgtggtgctggagcagctgctgcggcAGGAGGGCAAGTACCCGATGCGGAGCGACATGGCGCTGTGGAAGGAGCACCGGGACACCCGGCGCCTGCCCTACGGACCCTTCACCGA GGAAGGGGAGCGCTGGTACCGCCTGCGCCAGGTGCTCAACAAGCGGCTGCTGAAGCCCTCGGAGGCGCTGCTGTACGCGGACGCCATCGGGGAGGTGGTGTCAGACCTGATGGTGCGCCTGCGGGAGGAGCGGAGCCGCAGCCCCTCGGGGGTGCTGGTGGGGGACGTGGCCAACCTGCTCTACCGCTTTGCCCTGGAAG GCATCTCTTACATCCTCTTTGAGACCCGCATCGGGTGCCTCAAGCAGCAGGTCCCTCCTGAGACCCAGCACTTCATTGACTCCATCAACCTCATGTTCAAGAACTCCATCTTTGCCACCGTCCTGCCCCGATGGAGCCGCAAGGTGCTGCCCTTCTGGGACCGTTACCTGGACAGCTGGGACACCATTTTCGCCTTTG gcaagaAACTGATTGACCGAAAgatggaggagctggaggggcaGGTGGAGCGTGGCACGGAGGTGTCTGGCTACCTGAGCTACCTGCTGGCCAGTGGCAGACTCAGCCTGGATGAGGTCTATGGCAGCGTGGCGGAGTTGCTGCTGGCTGGTGTGGACACG ACCTCCAACACGCTGTCCTGGGCTTTGTACCACCTCTCCCGGGACCCAGACATCCAGGAGACCCTGTACCAGGAGCTGAAAGCTGTTGTGCCTCCCGACCGGTTTCCTGCTGCTGAGGATATCCCCAAGCTGCCGATGCTTCGGGCCATCATCAAGGAGACTCTGAG AGTCTACCCTGTGGTGCCCACCAACGCCAGGGTCTTCTATGAGAAGGACATTGTCATCGGAGACTACCTCTTCCCCAAGAAT ACCCTCTTTGTCCTGGCGCACTACGCGATGTCCCATGATGAGACCTACTTCCCCGAGCCCGAGCGGTTCCTGCCCCAGCGCTGGCTCCGGGGGCACGGCTCCCCTCACCACCCCTTCAGCTCCATCCCCTTTGGCTACGGGGTCCGTGCCTGTGTCGGGCGCCGCATCGCTGAGCTGGAGATGCACCTGGCCCTTGCCAGG ATGATCCAGGCATTTGAGGTGCGGCCGGACCCCCGTGGCGTAGAAGTGACATCTGTGTCCCGCATTGTCCTGGTGGCTGACAAGCCCATCAACCTGGAATTCATCGCTCGCCCGGGAGCCCCCTGA
- the PRKAG3 gene encoding 5'-AMP-activated protein kinase subunit gamma-3 isoform X2 → MLLHALRRKVGSRKSLGFPKAVCPREEEEEEEEYRRPVTFTLGNEILGLGPETEFQTPDAEVYMHFLRSHCCYDAIPTSCKLVVFDISLEIKKAFLALVANGVRAAPLWDSKAQSFVGMLTITDFINILHRYYRSPLVQIYEVEEHKIETWREVYLQGSLKPLVYISPSNSLFDAVYSLIKHKIHRLPVIEPVSGNVLHILTHKRILKFLHIFVSAGALCAHSWLVSQARVSRYMQVPAQPCPVPLKASTIPKPRFLKKTVQELCIGTFRDLAVVAETAPVHTALEIFVDRRVSALPVINDAGQVVGLYSRFDVIHLAAQKTYNNLDISVREALRQRSVCLEGVLTCYPHEPMEDIIDRIAKEQVHRLVLVDENRYPRGIVSLSDILQALVLTPAGINRSSL, encoded by the exons ATGCTGTTGCATGCCCTGAGGAGGAAGGTGGGTAGCAGGAAGAGTCTAG ggtttcCGAAGGCTGTATGccccagggaggaggaagaggaggaggaagaatacAGGAGACCTGTCACCTTCACACTGGGAAATGAGATActggggctgggcccagagacCGAGTTTCAGACCCCTGATGCTGAGGTCTATATGCACTTCTTGAGGAGCCACTGCTGCTATGATGCCATCCCCACCAGCTGCAAGCTCGTTGTCTTTGACATCTCCCTGGAG ATCAAGAAAGCCTTTTTGGCACTGGTGGCCAACGGGGTTCGTGCTGCCCCGCTCTGGGACAGCAAGGCGCAGAGCTTTGTGG GGATGCTCACCATCACCGACTTCATCAACATCCTGCACCGCTACTACCGCTCACCTCTG GTGCAGATCTACGAGGTGGAGGAGCACAAGATTGAGACCTGGAGAG AGGTGTACCTGCAGGGCTCCCTCAAGCCACTGGTCTACATCTCTCCGAGCAATAG CCTCTTCGATGCTGTCTACTCCCTGATCAAGCACAAGATCCACCGCCTGCCTGTCATTGAGCCTGTCTCGGGCAATGTCCTGCACATCCTGACGCACAAGCGCATCCTCAAGTTCCTCCACATCTTTGTGAGTGCTGGGGCTCTTTGTGCACACTCATGGCTGGTGTCACAGGCAAGGGTGTCAAGGTACATGcaggtgccagcccagccctgccctgtcccattGAAGGCTTCTACCATCCCCAAGCCACGCTTCCTGAAGAAAACAGTGCAGGAACTGTGCATTGGCACCTTCCGTGATCTGGCCGTCGTGGCTGAGACTGCCCCAGTCCACACTGCCCTGGAGATTTTTGTGGATCGCCGTGTCTCCGCCTTGCCTGTCATCAATGATGCTG GGCAGGTGGTTGGCCTGTACTCGCGGTTTGATGTCATT CACCTGGCAGCCCAGAAGACCTACAACAACCTGGACATCAGTGTGAGGGAGGCGCTGCGGCAGCGCAGCGTCTGCCTGGAGGGGGTCCTCACCTGCTACCCCCACGAACCCATGGAGGACATAATTGACCGCATTGCCAAGGAGCAG GTCCATCGCCTGGTTCTGGTGGATGAAAACCGCTACCCGCGGGGCATCGTCTCCCTCTCTGACATCCTGCAGGCCCTTGTGCTCACTCCTGCAG GCATCAATCGATCCTCACTCTGA
- the TTLL4 gene encoding tubulin monoglutamylase TTLL4 codes for MASAGADHANGGPKQQKRIGLQSGSLPAERPQPCWPWRLAQQQAKPVWNLEKRYASAFQDRILLPSGIPLQQSCFLCSPSLCHAQPTEDSLQSPRHTGTATGRVMPSLLMDPCLLAEEHSGTGVKGSPLSSGQQAASSCRPVLNNNSFLRPSSAQVPFLQSLKMKKVENTRSFPATSWSLFGDNRDSFGSSLINRTVTNSNAVSEQNKIPSHAPVPSCAVLRKDQCLLEDAKGRPHSSKEKEPEKSLLKAVQQLPSQAATHRGFGCQAESSGLMSVGSLSNQSSRWRQHAGVQITQKEPTAPLNSELESHCLNSNSSLRGTCDTIARPERISVRPLASCASAPVCRTGCRPVGVLSTLCAGDHLARADPLHFAAVSEVAAQVSTIQLEEEEKQAQAVVSGKLNATAEKSLLQPSHPQDEAEEELPDGLDENYSQEEYEDSDSDSSSDADVLSSFSTTPASRKRIDCLAQPSGAQDKVLKPALVCSLFPNVPPTIYFSTRDEAVEKLPWEQRKLLRWKLCSVTPNIVKQTIGRSHFRVSKTSTDWLGCWGNHMKSPGFKAIREHQKLNHFPGSFQIGRKDRLWRNLLKMQARCGKKEFNFFPQSFILPQDIKSLRKAWEEGGSRQKWIVKPPASARGNGIQVIHKWSQLPKRRPLLVQRYLQKPYLIGGKKFDLRLYVYVTCYDPLRVYLFKEGLVRFASCRYSSSVESLGNKFIHLTNYSVNKKNAAYKPNSDETACQGHKWALKALWGYLTQKGVNCEAIWEKIKDIVIKTIIASEPYVNSLVKMYVRRPYCCHELFGFDIMLDENLKPWILEVNISPSLHSNSPLDVTIKGQMIRDLLNLAGFVLPSVDSVASETQTRSCSTYSMGSASKKSKPISEHLRAEKMKKVYYLMQKIPDQDFYSSVLDILTPDDVRVLVETEDEYSRRGQFERVFPSHISMRYLRFFEQPRYFNILVTQWELKYYSNRHKGLELLKNWCVKGYHTGARTDLAQMWSLPKSLFLQKSGIPSNGFSKLELGKLGSCLPSAGEDLTRCLEPSPAQSLPLNKCTDGANQRPAGCLKDTALVM; via the exons AGGATCGCatcctgctgccctcagggatccctctgcagcAATCCTGCTTCTTGTGCTCACCATCACTCTGCCACGCACAGCCCACTGAAGACAGCCTCCAAAGCCCTCGACACACTGGCACTGCCACGGGAAGGGTGATGCCTTCCCTGCTGATGGACCCCTGCCTGCTGGCAGAGGAGCACTCTGGAACTGGGGTCAAAGGCTCTCCCCTCAGCTCAGGTCAGCAGGCTGCCAGCTCCTGTAGACCCGTGCTCAATAACAACTCCTTCCTACGGCCAAGCAGTGCTCAAGTGCCTTTTCTGCAGTCACTGAAGATGAAAAAGGTGGAAAACACCCGGAGTTTTCCTGCTACTTCATGGTCCCTCTTCGGGGACAATAGAGACAGCTTTGGTAGCAGCCTGATTAACAGGACAGTGACGAACAGCAACGCTGTGTCAGAGCAAAACAAAATCCCCTCCCATGCCCCTGTGCCAAGCTGTGCGGTCCTCAGGAAGGATCAGTGCTTATTGGAGGATGCTAAGGGGAGACCTCACAGCTCAAAAGAGAAGGAACCGGAGAAGAGCCTCTTGAAGGCTGTGCAGCAGCTACCTagtcaggctgccacacacagaGGCTTTGGGTGCCAAGCTGAAAGTTCCGGCCTTATGAGTGTGGGCAGCCTGTCCAACCAGAGCAGCAGATGGAGGCAGCATGCCGGAGTGCAGATCACCCAGAAAGAACCCACTGCTCCCCTGAACTCGGAGCTGGAGAGCCACTGCCTTAACAGTAACTCGAGCCTTAGGGGCACCTGTGACACCATTGCCCGCCCTGAGCGGATCAGTGTCCGTCCCCTGGCCTCGTGTGCCAGCGCTCCTGTCTGCAGGACTGGCTGCCGTCCCGTGGGTGTGCTCAGCACTCTGTGTGCCGGGGACCACCTGGCAAGAGCAGATCCTCTGCACTTTGCTGCTGTCTCTGAAGTGGCAGCACAGGTGTCCACCATCCAGCTGGAGGAAGAAGAGAAGCAGGCCCAGGCTGTGGTCTCAGGAAAGCTTAA TGCTACTGCTGAGAAGTCACTGCTGCAGCCAAGCCATCCCCAGGACGAAGCAGAGGAAGAACTTCCTGATGGTCTGGATGAGAACTACAGTCAAGAAGAGTATGAGGACA gtgactCGGATTCTTCCTCCGATGCCGATGTGTTGTCCAGCTTCTCCACCACTCCTGCATCCAG GAAACGCATTGACTGCCTGGCCCAGCCTTCTGGGGCTCAAGACAAAGTGCTCAAACCAGCTCTTGTCTGCAGTTTATTCCCTAATGTGCCTCCAACTATCTACTTCAGTACTCGGGATGAGGCAG TGGAAAAGCTGCCTTGGGAGCAGAGGAAGCTGCTGCGATGGAAACTGTGCAGTGTCACACCTAACATAGTGAAGCAAACCATTGGCAGGTCCCACTTCAGAGTTAGCAAAA CAAGCACTGACTGGCTGGGTTGCTGGGGCAACCACATGAAATCCCCTGGTTTCAAAGCCATCAGGGAGCACCAAAAG CTAAACCACTTCCCCGGTTCATTTCAAATTGGAAGGAAGGACCGTCTGTGGCGCAACCTGTTAAAGATGCAGGCTCGCTGTGGGAAAAAGGAGTTTAATTTCTTCCCTCAATCCTTCATCCTGCCCCAGGACATCAAATCACTCAGGAAAGCATGGGAGGAAGGAGGTAGCCGACAGAAATGGATTGTGAAGCCA CCAGCATCAGCAAGAGGCAATGGTATCCAGGTCATCCACAAATGGAGCCAGCTCCCCAAAAGGAGACCACTGCTAGTACAGAG ATACCTGCAAAAGCCCTACCTCATTGGCGGGAAGAAGTTTGACCTGAGGCTCTATGTTTACGTCACTTGCTATGATCCCCTCAGGGTCTACCTGTTCAAGGAGGGATTGGTTCGCTTTGCCAGCTGCAG gtactcctcctcagtCGAGAGCCTTGGCAACAAGTTCATTCACTTGACCAACTACAGCGTGAACAAGAAGAACGCAGCGTACAAACCCAACTCGGATGAGACTGCTTGTCAGGGACACAAATG ggCACTCAAAGCTCTCTGGGGTTACCTGACCCAGAAAGGAGTTAATTGTGAGGCCATCTGGGAGAAGATTAAGGACATCGTTATCAAAACCATCATTGC TTCTGAGCCCTACGTGAACAGCCTGGTGAAGATGTATGTGCGCCGGCCGTATTGTTGCcatgagctgtttgggtttgataTCATGCTGGATGAAAACCTCAAGCCCTGGATCTTAGAAGTCAACATTTCCCCAAG CCTCCACTCCAACTCCCCACTGGATGTGACCATAAAGGGCCAGATGATTCGGGACCTCCTCAACCTCGCTGGTTTTGTTCTGCCCAGCGTGGACAGTGTGGCTTCAGAGACACAGACAAGAAGTTGCTCTACCTACAG TATGGGCAGTGCTTCGAAGAAGTCCAAGCCAATATCTGAGCATTTGAGAGCAGAGAAGATGAAGAAGGTCTATTACTTGATGCAGAAGATACCTGACCAG gaTTTTTATTCTTCTGTCTTGGACATCCTGACTCCAGATGACGTTCGTGTCCTGGTGGAGACAGAGGATGAGTACTCGCGGCGCGGGCAGTTCGAGCGGGTGTTCCCCAGCCACATCTCCATGCGCTACCTGCGCTTCTTCGAGCAGCCCCGTTACTTTAACATCCTGGTCACCCAGTGGGAGCTCAAGTACTACTCGAATAGACACAAAG GTCTGGAGCTACTGAAGAACTGGTGTGTCAAAGGGTACCACACTGGGGCAAGGACGGATTTGGCCCAAATG TGGTCATTGCCAAAGTCGTTGTTCCTCCAGAAGAGTGGCATTCCATCAAATGGCTTCAGCAAACTggaactgggcaaactggg CTCATGCCTCCCTTCAGCTGGTGAGGATCTCACAAGATgcctggagcccagccctgctcagagctTACCTCTCAACAAGTGCACTGATGGAGCCAACCAGAGACCTGCTGGCTGCCTCAAGGACACTGCCCTGGTGATGTGA
- the PRKAG3 gene encoding 5'-AMP-activated protein kinase subunit gamma-3 isoform X1 produces the protein MERLRGPAASQVALLDAVACPEEEGFPKAVCPREEEEEEEEYRRPVTFTLGNEILGLGPETEFQTPDAEVYMHFLRSHCCYDAIPTSCKLVVFDISLEIKKAFLALVANGVRAAPLWDSKAQSFVGMLTITDFINILHRYYRSPLVQIYEVEEHKIETWREVYLQGSLKPLVYISPSNSLFDAVYSLIKHKIHRLPVIEPVSGNVLHILTHKRILKFLHIFVSAGALCAHSWLVSQARVSRYMQVPAQPCPVPLKASTIPKPRFLKKTVQELCIGTFRDLAVVAETAPVHTALEIFVDRRVSALPVINDAGQVVGLYSRFDVIHLAAQKTYNNLDISVREALRQRSVCLEGVLTCYPHEPMEDIIDRIAKEQVHRLVLVDENRYPRGIVSLSDILQALVLTPAGINRSSL, from the exons ATGGAGCGGCTCCGTGGCCCCGCCGCGTCCCAG GTGGCGCTGCTGGATGCTGTTGCATGCCCTGAGGAGGAAG ggtttcCGAAGGCTGTATGccccagggaggaggaagaggaggaggaagaatacAGGAGACCTGTCACCTTCACACTGGGAAATGAGATActggggctgggcccagagacCGAGTTTCAGACCCCTGATGCTGAGGTCTATATGCACTTCTTGAGGAGCCACTGCTGCTATGATGCCATCCCCACCAGCTGCAAGCTCGTTGTCTTTGACATCTCCCTGGAG ATCAAGAAAGCCTTTTTGGCACTGGTGGCCAACGGGGTTCGTGCTGCCCCGCTCTGGGACAGCAAGGCGCAGAGCTTTGTGG GGATGCTCACCATCACCGACTTCATCAACATCCTGCACCGCTACTACCGCTCACCTCTG GTGCAGATCTACGAGGTGGAGGAGCACAAGATTGAGACCTGGAGAG AGGTGTACCTGCAGGGCTCCCTCAAGCCACTGGTCTACATCTCTCCGAGCAATAG CCTCTTCGATGCTGTCTACTCCCTGATCAAGCACAAGATCCACCGCCTGCCTGTCATTGAGCCTGTCTCGGGCAATGTCCTGCACATCCTGACGCACAAGCGCATCCTCAAGTTCCTCCACATCTTTGTGAGTGCTGGGGCTCTTTGTGCACACTCATGGCTGGTGTCACAGGCAAGGGTGTCAAGGTACATGcaggtgccagcccagccctgccctgtcccattGAAGGCTTCTACCATCCCCAAGCCACGCTTCCTGAAGAAAACAGTGCAGGAACTGTGCATTGGCACCTTCCGTGATCTGGCCGTCGTGGCTGAGACTGCCCCAGTCCACACTGCCCTGGAGATTTTTGTGGATCGCCGTGTCTCCGCCTTGCCTGTCATCAATGATGCTG GGCAGGTGGTTGGCCTGTACTCGCGGTTTGATGTCATT CACCTGGCAGCCCAGAAGACCTACAACAACCTGGACATCAGTGTGAGGGAGGCGCTGCGGCAGCGCAGCGTCTGCCTGGAGGGGGTCCTCACCTGCTACCCCCACGAACCCATGGAGGACATAATTGACCGCATTGCCAAGGAGCAG GTCCATCGCCTGGTTCTGGTGGATGAAAACCGCTACCCGCGGGGCATCGTCTCCCTCTCTGACATCCTGCAGGCCCTTGTGCTCACTCCTGCAG GCATCAATCGATCCTCACTCTGA
- the PRKAG3 gene encoding 5'-AMP-activated protein kinase subunit gamma-3 isoform X4, whose translation MERLRGPAASQVALLDAVACPEEEGFPKAVCPREEEEEEEEYRRPVTFTLGNEILGLGPETEFQTPDAEVYMHFLRSHCCYDAIPTSCKLVVFDISLEIKKAFLALVANGVRAAPLWDSKAQSFVGMLTITDFINILHRYYRSPLVQIYEVEEHKIETWREVYLQGSLKPLVYISPSNSLFDAVYSLIKHKIHRLPVIEPVSGNVLHILTHKRILKFLHIFASTIPKPRFLKKTVQELCIGTFRDLAVVAETAPVHTALEIFVDRRVSALPVINDAGQVVGLYSRFDVIHLAAQKTYNNLDISVREALRQRSVCLEGVLTCYPHEPMEDIIDRIAKEQVHRLVLVDENRYPRGIVSLSDILQALVLTPAGIDALNS comes from the exons ATGGAGCGGCTCCGTGGCCCCGCCGCGTCCCAG GTGGCGCTGCTGGATGCTGTTGCATGCCCTGAGGAGGAAG ggtttcCGAAGGCTGTATGccccagggaggaggaagaggaggaggaagaatacAGGAGACCTGTCACCTTCACACTGGGAAATGAGATActggggctgggcccagagacCGAGTTTCAGACCCCTGATGCTGAGGTCTATATGCACTTCTTGAGGAGCCACTGCTGCTATGATGCCATCCCCACCAGCTGCAAGCTCGTTGTCTTTGACATCTCCCTGGAG ATCAAGAAAGCCTTTTTGGCACTGGTGGCCAACGGGGTTCGTGCTGCCCCGCTCTGGGACAGCAAGGCGCAGAGCTTTGTGG GGATGCTCACCATCACCGACTTCATCAACATCCTGCACCGCTACTACCGCTCACCTCTG GTGCAGATCTACGAGGTGGAGGAGCACAAGATTGAGACCTGGAGAG AGGTGTACCTGCAGGGCTCCCTCAAGCCACTGGTCTACATCTCTCCGAGCAATAG CCTCTTCGATGCTGTCTACTCCCTGATCAAGCACAAGATCCACCGCCTGCCTGTCATTGAGCCTGTCTCGGGCAATGTCCTGCACATCCTGACGCACAAGCGCATCCTCAAGTTCCTCCACATCTTT GCTTCTACCATCCCCAAGCCACGCTTCCTGAAGAAAACAGTGCAGGAACTGTGCATTGGCACCTTCCGTGATCTGGCCGTCGTGGCTGAGACTGCCCCAGTCCACACTGCCCTGGAGATTTTTGTGGATCGCCGTGTCTCCGCCTTGCCTGTCATCAATGATGCTG GGCAGGTGGTTGGCCTGTACTCGCGGTTTGATGTCATT CACCTGGCAGCCCAGAAGACCTACAACAACCTGGACATCAGTGTGAGGGAGGCGCTGCGGCAGCGCAGCGTCTGCCTGGAGGGGGTCCTCACCTGCTACCCCCACGAACCCATGGAGGACATAATTGACCGCATTGCCAAGGAGCAG GTCCATCGCCTGGTTCTGGTGGATGAAAACCGCTACCCGCGGGGCATCGTCTCCCTCTCTGACATCCTGCAGGCCCTTGTGCTCACTCCTGCAGGTATTGATGCTCTTAACTCTTAG